One Streptosporangium sp. NBC_01495 DNA window includes the following coding sequences:
- a CDS encoding CDP-alcohol phosphatidyltransferase family protein codes for MPDSHAIASSGASQAVAVVLATTEASGLRCSGGTLLDRLTGQLATLPVRDVHVVARSSDIIHASGGTHMIGTEGSRGLADDLRRIAKVARSSVGPVLVVAGDLVAHTEALAMLVEHPARDTVALVSEGGDDPGPTRPPVRTDSRSVVAAGTSFHEAGETNGTFRGVLQVGVSDLAGFAETAERLAELAEAGGFGPMDGGEVPGLLLVGLVRSGAQVRAARLGRLHADRMTEQEDADVAVPRLAEVDENEARLDAAVKSNDGFFATYAVSSWSRHLVKPVARLGLTPNAVTGISVGLAALAAIWFSVGTRSGLIAGAVLLYLSFVLDCVDGQLARYTRAFSPLGAWLDATFDRVKEYAVYLGLAIGYAAGLDVAGGGPDGIWALAVSAMILQMLRHMIDFSYAGARADASRVGAAWARAAGSLTDPAGDAGRPVPPRRPERRAAFAGADAGWTPVASEGEGGIGIGGGGTDDRAAVPVIGAEGEREGAGGEWVDPGDGRTAGAGRADPLGRAAAADGAGPGAGNLVLRLSRAMEKASPTRWFKKIIVLPIGERMALIAVTAAFFNARVTFVALLVWGGIAALYILSGRTGRSLSR; via the coding sequence CCGGTGTTCCGGCGGGACCCTCCTCGACAGGCTGACCGGCCAGCTCGCCACGCTTCCCGTACGGGACGTGCACGTGGTGGCCCGTTCCAGCGACATCATCCACGCGTCCGGCGGCACCCACATGATCGGGACCGAGGGGTCGAGGGGGCTCGCCGACGATCTGCGCAGGATCGCGAAGGTGGCCCGCTCGTCCGTCGGCCCGGTGCTGGTGGTCGCCGGTGACCTGGTGGCGCACACCGAGGCGCTGGCCATGCTCGTGGAGCACCCGGCCCGCGACACCGTCGCGCTGGTGAGCGAGGGGGGCGACGACCCGGGGCCGACGCGCCCGCCGGTCAGGACCGACAGCAGGTCCGTGGTGGCCGCGGGTACCTCCTTCCACGAGGCCGGCGAGACCAACGGCACCTTCAGGGGCGTGCTCCAGGTCGGCGTGTCCGATCTCGCGGGCTTCGCCGAGACGGCCGAGAGGCTCGCCGAGCTCGCCGAGGCGGGCGGCTTCGGCCCGATGGACGGCGGCGAGGTCCCCGGCCTGCTCCTGGTCGGCCTGGTCCGCTCCGGCGCCCAGGTGCGGGCGGCCAGGCTCGGCCGCCTCCACGCCGACCGGATGACCGAGCAGGAGGACGCCGACGTGGCCGTGCCCCGGCTGGCCGAGGTCGACGAGAACGAGGCCCGGCTGGACGCCGCGGTCAAGTCCAACGACGGCTTCTTCGCCACGTATGCGGTGAGCTCCTGGTCCAGGCACCTCGTGAAGCCGGTCGCCCGGCTCGGCCTGACGCCGAACGCGGTCACCGGCATATCCGTCGGCCTCGCCGCGCTCGCCGCGATCTGGTTCTCCGTGGGCACCAGGTCCGGCCTGATCGCCGGGGCGGTCCTGCTCTACCTGTCGTTCGTGCTCGACTGCGTCGACGGCCAGCTCGCCCGCTACACCCGCGCCTTCTCGCCGCTCGGGGCGTGGCTGGACGCGACCTTCGACCGTGTCAAGGAGTACGCCGTCTACCTGGGGCTCGCCATCGGGTACGCGGCCGGGCTGGACGTCGCGGGCGGCGGCCCGGACGGCATCTGGGCGCTGGCGGTGTCCGCGATGATCCTGCAGATGCTCCGCCACATGATCGACTTCTCGTACGCGGGGGCGCGTGCCGACGCGAGCCGGGTGGGTGCGGCCTGGGCCAGGGCGGCGGGTTCGCTGACCGACCCGGCCGGCGACGCGGGGCGGCCGGTGCCGCCGCGACGGCCGGAGCGGCGGGCCGCTTTCGCGGGGGCCGACGCGGGATGGACACCGGTCGCGAGCGAGGGCGAAGGCGGCATCGGCATCGGAGGTGGTGGCACCGATGACCGGGCCGCCGTACCGGTCATCGGCGCGGAAGGCGAGCGTGAGGGCGCGGGAGGCGAGTGGGTGGATCCCGGGGACGGGCGGACGGCGGGTGCCGGGCGGGCGGACCCCCTGGGAAGGGCGGCCGCCGCGGACGGTGCCGGGCCCGGCGCGGGCAACCTGGTCCTGCGGCTCTCGCGGGCCATGGAGAAGGCGTCGCCCACCCGCTGGTTCAAGAAGATCATCGTGTTGCCCATCGGGGAGCGGATGGCCCTGATCGCGGTGACCGCCGCCTTCTTCAACGCCCGGGTGACCTTCGTCGCGCTGCTGGTCTGGGGCGGGATCGCCGCCCTCTACATCCTCTCGGGCCGGACGGGCAGGTCGCTCAGCCGATGA